A single genomic interval of Chloracidobacterium validum harbors:
- the cysS gene encoding cysteine--tRNA ligase gives MSLYFFNSLTRSREPFTPLEGRQVRMYACGPTVYNFAHIGNFRTFVFVDILRRHLKWRGYELLHVMNLTDVDDKIIRDARAAGLSLRAFTEKYVTHFWEDADALGIERPEVAPRATEHIPDMVALISRLVRCGCAYHSDGSVYFRIASFPGYGALSGSKLSGNVAGASARVEADEYEKDDVRDFVLWKHTQPDEPTWDSSLGPGRPGWHIECSAMAMKYLGESFDIHCGGVDLMFPHHENEIAQSEGATGKPFVKYWLHAEHLLVNGRKMSKREGNYYTLRDLLERGHAPRAVRYVLAAVPYRKPLNFTLEGVEAAERRLKRLNETVRRLREAVPVAGETDDTAALTDLQAYSQSFGAAMDDDLNTAEALAAVAQLETKVNILLSRDELTAAAKAAALAAFDAVQAVLGILDPPQAELLAADIEALIAERLAARQARDFARADDIRARLMARGIILEDGKDGTRWRRA, from the coding sequence ATGAGCCTATATTTTTTCAACTCACTCACTCGTTCCCGTGAACCATTTACGCCGCTCGAAGGCCGTCAGGTCCGCATGTACGCCTGCGGCCCAACCGTCTATAACTTTGCCCATATCGGCAACTTTCGGACATTCGTCTTCGTGGACATTCTGCGTCGCCATTTGAAGTGGCGTGGCTATGAATTGTTGCACGTCATGAACCTGACCGATGTGGATGACAAGATTATCCGCGATGCGCGCGCGGCCGGATTGTCGCTGCGGGCGTTTACCGAAAAATATGTGACCCACTTCTGGGAAGACGCTGACGCCCTAGGGATTGAGCGTCCTGAAGTCGCGCCGCGCGCCACTGAGCACATTCCAGACATGGTGGCGTTGATCAGCCGGCTTGTCCGCTGTGGTTGCGCTTACCACAGCGATGGCTCGGTTTACTTCCGCATTGCGTCGTTTCCAGGGTATGGCGCGCTGTCGGGCAGCAAGCTGTCCGGCAATGTCGCCGGTGCCAGCGCGCGCGTTGAAGCCGACGAATATGAAAAGGACGACGTGCGCGACTTTGTGCTTTGGAAACATACGCAACCGGACGAGCCAACCTGGGATTCGTCACTCGGTCCAGGCCGTCCGGGCTGGCACATTGAATGTTCAGCCATGGCGATGAAGTATCTGGGCGAGTCGTTTGATATTCACTGCGGCGGCGTGGACTTGATGTTTCCCCACCACGAGAACGAAATTGCGCAGTCCGAGGGGGCAACCGGCAAACCATTCGTCAAGTACTGGCTCCATGCCGAGCATTTGCTGGTCAATGGGCGGAAGATGTCAAAGCGCGAGGGGAATTACTACACCCTGCGCGACCTCCTCGAACGAGGGCATGCGCCCCGCGCCGTGCGCTATGTGCTGGCCGCCGTCCCCTACCGCAAACCGCTCAATTTCACCCTGGAAGGTGTCGAGGCCGCGGAACGTCGCCTCAAACGTTTGAATGAAACCGTTCGGCGCTTGCGCGAAGCGGTTCCCGTTGCCGGTGAGACTGATGACACGGCTGCCCTGACCGACCTGCAAGCCTATAGCCAATCCTTCGGCGCGGCCATGGACGATGATCTCAACACGGCCGAAGCGTTGGCGGCCGTTGCCCAACTTGAAACGAAGGTCAATATCCTTCTGAGCCGTGACGAACTCACCGCAGCGGCAAAGGCCGCGGCCCTGGCCGCCTTTGACGCGGTGCAGGCGGTCCTTGGCATTCTTGACCCGCCACAGGCCGAACTCCTCGCGGCCGACATCGAGGCGCTCATTGCCGAGCGACTGGCGGCACGCCAAGCCAGGGATTTCGCGCGCGCCGATGACATTCGCGCGCGACTGATGGCCCGTGGCATCATCCTCGAAGATGGTAAGGACGGGACACGCTGGCGGCGGGCCTGA